ACGAGGCCGGCATCCCCGTGGTCGGCGTCCCGAAGACGGTCGACAACGACCTGGACGCCACCGACTACACCTTCGGCTTCAACACCGCCGTGGAGATCGCGACCGAGTCCCTGGACCGGCTGCGGATGACGGGCGACTCCCACCACCGCTGCATGGTCGCCGAGGTGATGGGCCGCTCGGTGGGCTGGATCGCCCTGCACTCGGGCATGGCGGCAGGCGCGCACGTGATCTGCCTGCCCGAGTTCCCGCTGACGATCGACGAGATCTGCGCGCACGTCAAGAGCGCCTTCGACCGAGGCCGTGCGCCGCTGGTCGTCGTCGCCGAGGGCTTCGTGCCCAAGGACGCGCCGGAGGGCTTCATGGACTACGACCTGGACGAGTTCGGCCGTCCCCGCTTCGGCGGGATCGCCGAGGTGCTCGCGCCGGTGATCGAGGAGCGCCTGGGCATCGAGACCCGCTCGACTGTGCTCGGCCACATCCAGCGCGGCGGCGAGCCGACCGGCTACGACCGCGTGCTCGCCACGCGCCTGGGCACCGCCGCGCTGGACCTCGTCCACGCCGGGCGCTTCGGTCGGATGGTCGCGCTGCGCGGCACCGACA
This genomic interval from Brachybacterium aquaticum contains the following:
- a CDS encoding ATP-dependent 6-phosphofructokinase: MKIGILTSGGDCPGLNAVIRGAVIKGDRLFEDEFIGYRDGWRGVIENDWMTLPRRRVRGIGRVGGTILGTSRANPFHDGQDGAEIVRRHLDENDMDGIIAIGGDGTLFTANRLHEAGIPVVGVPKTVDNDLDATDYTFGFNTAVEIATESLDRLRMTGDSHHRCMVAEVMGRSVGWIALHSGMAAGAHVICLPEFPLTIDEICAHVKSAFDRGRAPLVVVAEGFVPKDAPEGFMDYDLDEFGRPRFGGIAEVLAPVIEERLGIETRSTVLGHIQRGGEPTGYDRVLATRLGTAALDLVHAGRFGRMVALRGTDIVDVPLTEAIDSLKAVPESRWREAQVLFG